The following are encoded together in the Pedobacter steynii genome:
- a CDS encoding tetratricopeptide repeat protein, giving the protein MKRINFYLSCLICLNVTGLSAQTLSPDSAGRALKDLSALKARTLKEFSASGKQVEGIRRMLQLGMWKEATAAIAAHKPASADYKLLSADYLILSNELKKAEVLVNEVRKAEPKNETAIVLKAFLEIQAWRLPEAAELCEQALKVRSSEKLWLMLGRARLLQKNYKEALRIAKKMIQEHPKSAGAYLLEADVYFWDQQPDLAEAPLKKSLEIDPYNADARFSYGYAIWRRVDARQLNAMAAQWELALAINPLHFQTHWHWGNGHTNLTYADYAEKDDDMVRKALEKADDQVRQNKVQDAIQTTRFVEKQYPASVLPGMHRASIYYIAFDMDRKARLDSAERIFRAILSRKKHYGPAHNGLSAVIKSKRIPYLAVYDSISNQLNTTKITDMVNFQKVFPDVSYYPGETVKAMAWNQLFTAVVYFPFLSKQDNAFRIPPLHNDLAITMNSPSFRYMTTFDNRQWMDIRGVGSGAAAIEYVERGAFLERNVILHEYVHLFHGRVLTDAENRKIRSLYYQAMKEKRTLDYYSQNNESEYLAQTYPAYFEPVKVHPLDFKSMNTTSDLKTKDPEMYRFLDGLVKKERAYLAGDKDAMASNWSQVYLNLSNKAKQKSAALAAAYLDTALVYDQKYLPAYLNYAQLKIEQKDFNGAGDWLKKAENVDAKYAPVYSAYAGLVASRFAAGEIAQKEAVEQQAFYLKKSFQLEDDYQELARVNMQLREMYKRNGMIPEAIAAAMEYGKSGATVSTYLRDRRDDALAYAATLQSGLGEQEPVVVLRRLVEQKPQNFEYRNLYADALAVNKQYDEAISTLKEAQRILAASGNARSDYNLRIAAFYAAQGNKEGTEEYLQPFLKGKTPVRDADKLRYVLLLVATGHQQEAETEFKAITEKGDPFYRADYLYTRGKLMDASGQKQEAASSYEQAVVANPYLFNAYSELISNYTVAGQQAKADALRASLSELKMKSKK; this is encoded by the coding sequence ATGAAAAGAATCAATTTTTACCTGTCCTGTCTGATCTGCCTGAATGTAACCGGCCTTTCTGCACAAACCCTTAGTCCGGATAGTGCCGGGCGGGCTTTAAAGGATTTATCGGCATTAAAAGCCCGGACCCTGAAAGAATTTTCTGCTTCGGGTAAGCAGGTGGAAGGGATTCGGAGGATGTTGCAGCTGGGAATGTGGAAAGAGGCAACTGCAGCCATTGCAGCCCATAAACCTGCTTCTGCCGACTACAAACTGCTGTCGGCAGATTATCTGATCCTCAGCAACGAACTGAAAAAAGCGGAAGTACTGGTGAATGAGGTGAGGAAGGCAGAGCCAAAAAATGAAACGGCCATCGTTTTGAAAGCATTTCTTGAAATCCAGGCCTGGAGATTGCCAGAGGCTGCTGAGCTATGTGAGCAGGCCTTAAAAGTCCGGTCTTCTGAGAAATTATGGCTGATGCTGGGCCGGGCAAGGCTGCTGCAAAAGAATTATAAAGAAGCCCTGAGGATTGCGAAAAAGATGATTCAGGAACATCCCAAAAGTGCAGGCGCTTATCTGCTGGAAGCCGATGTGTATTTCTGGGATCAGCAACCGGACCTTGCCGAGGCCCCATTGAAGAAATCCCTGGAGATCGATCCCTATAATGCAGATGCCCGGTTTAGCTATGGTTATGCCATCTGGAGAAGGGTAGATGCCAGACAATTGAACGCGATGGCTGCTCAATGGGAGCTTGCTTTGGCCATCAATCCTTTGCATTTTCAGACACATTGGCATTGGGGAAATGGACATACCAACCTCACTTACGCAGACTATGCAGAAAAGGACGATGATATGGTTCGGAAAGCATTGGAAAAAGCCGATGACCAGGTCCGTCAGAATAAAGTGCAGGATGCAATCCAGACTACCAGATTTGTAGAAAAACAATACCCTGCTTCGGTGCTTCCGGGAATGCACAGGGCGTCGATCTATTATATCGCTTTTGATATGGACCGCAAAGCAAGACTCGATTCTGCAGAGCGCATTTTCCGGGCAATCCTCTCCAGGAAAAAACATTACGGGCCTGCTCATAATGGATTATCTGCCGTGATCAAATCCAAGCGCATCCCTTATCTGGCTGTATACGATTCGATTTCAAATCAATTGAATACCACTAAGATTACGGATATGGTTAATTTCCAGAAAGTATTCCCGGATGTGAGTTATTACCCCGGAGAGACGGTGAAAGCCATGGCCTGGAACCAGTTGTTTACGGCAGTGGTGTATTTTCCTTTTCTGTCTAAACAAGACAATGCCTTTCGGATTCCGCCATTGCACAATGACCTGGCGATCACGATGAACTCTCCGTCTTTCCGTTATATGACGACTTTTGACAACCGGCAATGGATGGACATCCGTGGAGTAGGAAGCGGTGCCGCGGCTATAGAATATGTGGAACGCGGTGCTTTCCTGGAACGAAATGTGATCCTCCATGAATATGTTCACCTCTTTCATGGGCGTGTGCTGACCGATGCCGAAAACCGGAAGATCAGGTCCCTGTATTATCAGGCGATGAAAGAGAAACGTACCCTGGATTATTACTCGCAGAACAATGAGAGTGAATATCTTGCCCAGACTTATCCGGCCTATTTTGAGCCCGTAAAAGTGCATCCCCTGGATTTTAAATCCATGAATACCACTTCAGATCTCAAAACCAAAGATCCCGAAATGTACCGTTTTCTGGATGGGCTGGTTAAAAAGGAGCGTGCCTACCTTGCGGGAGATAAAGACGCTATGGCCAGTAACTGGTCTCAGGTATACCTGAACCTGAGCAATAAAGCCAAACAAAAAAGCGCTGCACTGGCAGCAGCCTATCTGGACACCGCATTGGTATATGATCAGAAATACCTCCCTGCTTACCTGAACTATGCACAGTTGAAAATAGAGCAAAAGGACTTTAATGGGGCTGGCGACTGGCTCAAAAAAGCGGAAAATGTGGATGCGAAGTATGCTCCGGTTTACTCCGCTTACGCCGGACTGGTGGCGTCCAGGTTTGCGGCTGGTGAAATTGCGCAGAAGGAGGCGGTTGAGCAACAGGCCTTTTATCTAAAAAAATCTTTCCAGCTGGAAGATGATTATCAGGAATTGGCAAGGGTCAATATGCAGCTGCGGGAAATGTATAAACGAAACGGAATGATTCCCGAAGCGATAGCAGCAGCCATGGAATATGGAAAGAGCGGGGCAACCGTATCCACCTACCTCAGAGACCGGCGCGACGATGCATTGGCCTATGCTGCAACCCTTCAATCCGGATTGGGTGAGCAGGAACCGGTGGTTGTGCTCAGGAGACTGGTGGAACAAAAACCACAGAATTTTGAATACAGAAACCTGTATGCCGATGCGCTGGCTGTAAACAAACAATACGATGAAGCGATCAGTACACTGAAAGAAGCCCAGCGGATTCTTGCGGCTTCCGGCAATGCAAGATCTGACTATAACCTGCGGATTGCGGCATTTTATGCTGCTCAGGGAAATAAGGAAGGTACTGAGGAGTATCTTCAACCCTTTTTAAAAGGCAAAACTCCGGTAAGGGATGCTGATAAGTTAAGGTATGTGTTGTTGCTGGTTGCTACCGGACATCAGCAGGAGGCTGAAACTGAGTTTAAGGCGATCACAGAAAAAGGAGATCCTTTTTACCGGGCAGATTACCTGTATACCAGGGGGAAACTGATGGATGCCAGCGGACAGAAACAAGAGGCTGCCAGCAGTTATGAACAGGCTGTTGTTGCCAATCCTTATTTGTTTAATGCCTATTCCGAATTGATCAGTAATTATACTGTTGCGGGTCAGCAGGCAAAGGCCGATGCTTTAAGAGCGAGCCTCTCTGAATTAAAAATGAAATCAAAAAAATAA
- a CDS encoding S10 family peptidase: MRSPIRCTILSGLLAGAALCSNAQSRGGRGAVEVAPVTAVSAESKTAPVVALPLDPNGYIISNSPHIPAPVATKHSITIKGQLVNYTATTGYLQLATEDGKPKANIFFVAYTKDGVTDRKSRPMTYTFNGGPGSSSVWLHMGIIGPKRVLMSDKGDVLPPPYRYVDNEYSWLDKTDMVFLDPVTTGYSRAVTGENDKQFHGYEEDIQSMGEAIRLYATRYDRWQSPKFLAGESYGTTRAAGLSEYLQSKYKFYLNGVVLISSILNMQTARFDIGNDLPFPLFLPTYTATAWYHKKLAADLQRDLKSTLKEAEAFALGEYHTALMKGSELSAEEYTSIVNKLSRYTGLSQEYIRQTNLRIDIHKFDKELRRTEGLTVGRLDSRFTGRDYNDVGVAPEFDPSNDGTISGPYSAAINHYVRAELKFKNDLPYEILGGRVQPWNYNNVQNRYLNVAESLRKAMAVNPYLKVWVLCGYYDLATPYFAAEYTFNTMGLRPEQKKNVNFTYYEAGHMLYVHKPSLLQVKKDADRVYDEVMKEINAAPLN; the protein is encoded by the coding sequence ATGAGATCACCTATTCGATGCACTATTTTATCCGGACTGCTGGCCGGGGCCGCACTGTGCAGCAATGCGCAGTCAAGAGGCGGTAGAGGAGCCGTTGAGGTAGCGCCGGTAACGGCGGTTTCTGCGGAAAGTAAAACTGCGCCTGTTGTCGCCTTACCTCTTGATCCAAACGGATACATCATTTCCAATTCTCCTCATATACCCGCTCCGGTGGCGACCAAACACAGCATCACCATAAAGGGGCAGCTGGTCAATTATACCGCTACAACCGGCTATCTTCAGCTGGCTACTGAAGATGGGAAACCCAAAGCCAATATTTTCTTTGTGGCTTATACCAAAGACGGCGTTACTGACCGTAAGAGCAGGCCGATGACCTATACCTTTAATGGTGGGCCGGGATCTTCTTCGGTATGGTTACATATGGGGATCATTGGTCCGAAAAGGGTATTGATGTCTGATAAAGGCGATGTATTGCCTCCGCCTTACCGGTATGTTGACAATGAATACTCCTGGCTGGATAAGACCGATATGGTTTTCCTGGATCCGGTAACTACCGGGTACAGCAGGGCCGTGACCGGAGAAAACGACAAGCAATTTCATGGTTATGAGGAAGATATTCAAAGCATGGGAGAGGCCATCCGCCTTTACGCGACCAGGTACGACAGGTGGCAGTCGCCGAAATTCCTGGCTGGAGAAAGCTATGGAACCACACGTGCCGCCGGTCTGTCGGAATACCTGCAGAGTAAATATAAATTTTACCTGAACGGAGTGGTATTGATCAGTTCTATTCTCAATATGCAGACCGCCCGTTTTGACATTGGTAATGACCTGCCTTTTCCTTTGTTTCTGCCTACCTATACTGCAACGGCCTGGTACCATAAGAAATTAGCTGCGGACTTGCAGCGGGACCTGAAAAGTACCCTGAAAGAAGCGGAAGCATTTGCCCTGGGTGAATACCATACCGCATTGATGAAAGGCAGTGAGCTGAGCGCTGAGGAGTATACCAGTATCGTGAACAAGCTGAGCCGTTATACCGGACTTTCACAGGAATACATCCGTCAGACCAACCTGAGGATAGACATTCATAAATTTGATAAGGAGCTGAGAAGAACAGAAGGACTTACTGTAGGGCGTCTGGACAGTCGTTTTACCGGGCGTGATTATAACGATGTGGGTGTTGCTCCGGAGTTTGATCCCAGTAACGATGGCACCATATCCGGTCCATACAGTGCGGCAATTAATCATTATGTGAGGGCAGAGCTGAAGTTTAAGAATGACCTGCCTTATGAAATTCTCGGGGGGAGGGTTCAGCCATGGAACTATAATAATGTACAGAACCGCTACTTAAATGTGGCCGAGTCATTAAGGAAAGCCATGGCTGTAAACCCTTATCTTAAGGTTTGGGTACTCTGCGGTTATTATGACCTTGCTACCCCTTATTTTGCCGCTGAGTATACTTTTAATACGATGGGATTGAGGCCGGAACAAAAGAAAAACGTAAATTTTACCTATTATGAAGCCGGGCACATGTTATACGTTCATAAACCATCATTGTTGCAGGTGAAGAAAGATGCAGACCGGGTATATGATGAAGTCATGAAAGAAATTAATGCCGCCCCCCTAAATTAG